The sequence below is a genomic window from Candidatus Eisenbacteria bacterium.
TGATCGAAGTTAGCAGATGGACGGCTGGGCGTTCGGCAAAAAGCGCAGGGAGGCGACGGCGCTTGGATCGGCCGGGATCGCCCCAGCGGGCAAAGCCTCTGAGGCCCTCCGAGCCCGGCGGTCTCCGGGCTCGCGAGCGTCCAGACTCTCGAACGATCAGACTCTCGATCAGACTCTCGAACGTGGCCCCGCACCGCGGCGATCCCGTATACTCGCGGTCCATGTTCACGGCAAGTCAGGCACGCGAGGAGCAATCATGACAGCCAGGTCCGCCCTCCCTCCGATCCTCATCCTGTTCGCCGCCTCGGTGAGCGCCTGCGGGGTCGCACAGGCGGCTCCCGATTTCCAGGCGCTCGTCGAGCGCCACGCGCCGCGCGCGGTCGAGGACCGGCGCTATCTCCACGCGCATCCCGAACTCTCCTTGCGGGAACTCGAGACGCAGCGCTTCCTGCGCGACGCGCTTCTCGAGATCCCGGGCATCGAGCTGGTCGATGGGGACTGGGGAACGGGGCTCGTCGCGATCCTTCCCGGCAGGAACGCGCGTCCGCTGGTCGCGTATCGAGCCGACATGGACGCCCTTCCCATGACGGAAGCGACCGGCCTGCCGTACGCCTCGACGAGGACCGACACGCTGGGCGGGGGGACGGTCGGCGTGATGCACGCCTGCGGGCACGACATCCACATGACGGTCCTGCTCGGAGCGGCGCGCGTCCTCTCGGAGGCGCGGAGCGAGATGGCGGGGACGGCCCTGTTCATCCTCCAGCCGGCTGAGGAGATCGGCGCGGGCGCGGCC
It includes:
- a CDS encoding amidohydrolase, whose translation is MDGWAFGKKRREATALGSAGIAPAGKASEALRARRSPGSRASRLSNDQTLDQTLERGPAPRRSRILAVHVHGKSGTRGAIMTARSALPPILILFAASVSACGVAQAAPDFQALVERHAPRAVEDRRYLHAHPELSLRELETQRFLRDALLEIPGIELVDGDWGTGLVAILPGRNARPLVAYRADMDALPMTEATGLPYASTRTDTLGGGTVGVMHACGHDIHMTVLLGAARVLSEARSEMAGTALFILQPAEEIGAGAASMIAAGIFDGDRRPDAIFALHDQPAVLCGQVGYRPGRSSANVDDFKIRVLGRGGHGAYPHRAIDPVVIAAETILALQTVVSREIDAARQAVVTVAAVHGGTSSNVIPEEVELRGTARSLEPDVREQIKTAVIRTVRGIAAAHGAPEPEVLYSFGTPSGYNNPALVDETLPTIIRVMGQENVILAESGMGGEDFAYFQAEIPGFMFRLGVGRPDRTMAVHNPAFDPDESAIPIGIRLVSEILWDYMARHAE